The Streptomyces hundungensis genome contains the following window.
ACGCGGCGGGTCAACGGCGGTGCCCGACCGTGCCGCGGACGAGGACGTAAACAGTCACGCAGAGGGCGGCGACGTCACGGTCGACGAGCAGGGCGATGAACAGCCAGGACGAGAAGCCGTGGCCGACGGAGGTGGCGACGAGGGACACCCGGGTGCTCAGCGTCGCGTCCACCCGTGGTCCGCGCCCCTTCCCGAGGGTGGGCCTGGACCTCGCCGGAGTTAGCCCCTTGGCGGCCCACGAAGTCCCGGGATCCGGCCCGCCCTTGAGGGTGCATTACGTCTCTGACCGCCCGGCTCAATGATCGCCTGCGGTCGGGCCCGCCCCGGGAACTTCCCTGTATGGGGATGTCGAAATGGTGCCCCTGCTACCTCGTGGGCCGAGGCGTCGGCTCGGGGGAGGGAGTCGGGGAACCACATGAGGTGGGCGGATCAATGTGCACATAGGACGCGGCGGGCCGGATCGCCGCCGGTGGCCCGAGGGCGGCCTGCTATCGCCGGATGTACGGGCGAGTCATGATCTCCATGTTGTGGCCGTCCGGGTCGTCGAAATACGCACCGCGACCGCCGAAGAGGCGGTTGATCTGGCCCGGCGCGGTGTGGCTGGGGTCGGCGTGGTACGTGATGCCGACCGTTTCCAGGCGGGCGATCATGGTGTCGAACTGGTCATCGGGCACGAGGAACGCGTAGTGCTGCGACTGGATCGGCTCGTCGCGCTTCTCGTAGTAATCGAGTGTCACGCCGTTGCCCAGGTCGACGGGCAAGAACGGCCCGAAGGGGGCGCCGACCTTCAACCCCAGGATCACTGCGATGAACTCGGCCGACAGCTGACGGTCCGTAGCGTAAATGGCAGTGTGGTTCAGCTGGACGGTGGCCGACGATCCAGATTCATGCTGGCGGTGCTGATCACGTGGCATGTGTGGGTGTGTCTCCGAGTCTTGGATCCGCTGTGGAGCGCCGCGCGTTGGGGCGCAAGGAGGGAAGACGCGGAGGAAGGGCGGGGCTCTTGCCCGCCTCGTGCTCACGCCGAGGCCGGATGCCCAACTCGTGCATGGCTCATGGCCGACCCGGTAGTCACCTGAGCGACACTAGTGCCTGACTGCGCGTCACAGCAACGCCAGACACTGTTTCGTGGACGAGGTGTGGAGCCGGGCTTCGGCGGTGTCGCGCTTGGGCCAGAGGCAAGTGTGGTCCACCTCTGTGAGTTCGACGTTGCGCATATAGACCTGGCCGGCGGCGAAGATCATGTCGCCGTGGTTCTGGCTCGGCACCACCCGCATGTCGAGGCGCCGGCGGTCGGCGGCCATGTCCGAACTGCCGTCCGTCATGATCTGGGCCTTCGTGCCGCGCCGTCGGTGAGATTCGGCGTGGTACTGATGTGCGCGCTCGTCTGCCGGGTCGTGTCGACGGCCTTCTTCACCGCGTCCTACGCATCCGAATCGTTCACGCGAGAGCAGGCAGCACACAGGATGACGGCTATGACGGCTATGACGGCTATGACAGATAGGGCGGAGGGTCTGCGCATCGAAGCCCCAGGGGGGGCGGATGCGGCCTGCCTCGGACGTAAGACCCGGCCCGAATTCGGTCAGGTCGTCACGAATTGAACTTCACCCGGGCTCCACATTGTTCAGAAGAGCAGGGCTGCCCCACGGCACAAAGCCGCTTGCGGATGCGAGGCGCGTAGCTATGACACTGGCCGGCTACGGCCGTCACACCCGGACCGAATCCTGGAGTGCGGATGGCCCCCGGCCCGCCTTCGACGGCTCGTCCTCCTCCGCGACATGACGCGGCGCAGACCCCGCCGTTCGCCTGCGCCGACGTCAACGAGGCCGGCGGCGAACACGATTCAGATCGCGGACAGCGGGAGCGTGGTGCCTGGATAGGGACCGTACGACTCGTCCGTCGAGCTCTCCAACGCGCAGAGAAGCAGGAGCGCGATGCCGCCGATACCCGGGATCAGGCCGACCAGGATCACCCATCCTGAGCGGCCGGTGTCGTGCAGTCGGCGCACCGTCACTGCCCACGTGGGGAGCACCGTGGCGATGACGTAGATGTAACCGGGGATCAAGCTGAGCCCCAGAAACTGCTCCGTTGCGATGAACGCGATGACGATGGCGGTGTCGATCAGCCAGAACGTCCAGTACTCGGCGCGCGTGGCCCGCCCGCGGAACGTGGCGTACTTCCTAAGCGCGTCAATGTAGTAGTGCACGGTTGATCCCCCCACGGGACAGATGCGTGTACTTGTCCCGAGCGGAGCAAGCCAAGGCGAGGAACATAAGCCACAAGTAAAGGGCAGGGCAATCGAGACCATCCGACGACTTCCAAGGCCGTTGTCCAGCTCAGCCCCGCAACGCCGTAAGACTTCCGATGATCCGCCGGGAGCCCTACCGATACTGGCCCCGCCACGCAGGTGTGCCGTTCATCCCGCTAGGCGGGTAGGTCGCCAGGAGACGCGCACGGCTGCACCGTTCTGAACCGGCTCCGAGCTCGCTGAGCACGGGTCCGGATGCCATGCCGACGGACCTGGATGGTTACGAGTCCGAATGCGGTTCATGCCCCACAAGTGGGGTCCGCCTGCGCCAAGTTGAGAGCCCATTCTTGAACTGCTGCCTATATCGGGCCCTTGTTGCGGATGCGCGGGGCGCGACGCGCTCGGCTACATCGCGTCCGCACACAGACTTGGCTGTTCCCATGTGTGCCGATCTTCTCGAGGCAACCAATGACGCACGCCCGCCGACGCGCACGCTGCACCAGAACCCGCCAGATCGGGCCCCGGACGGCCACTCGGCTCCACCAACCACCACCGAGCTGACCGCTACGAGGGTGGCCAACTCCTCGTCACCGGCGAGCTCTATCAGCGGCTCACACACCACAAGAAAGGCACCAGAGCTAGACGAGCCACGGGATAGTCGACCGGCCCGGCACGTTAGAGGTGGGGTAAACCGAATCACCCATCTTCGTACAGGCACGATCGACCCCGGGCCTCGCGGACGCGAGCCTGAATGCATGGACATCACACAGCCGCCTCTCGCCCGCAGTGGCCGCCCCACTGGCCGGATCGCCGCGATCCTCCGTGCGCCCTTCCGTGCCCTGACCTGGCGTCGGTTCGCTTACATCGTGCTCGCACTGCCCGTCGGCATCCTCTGTATCCCGCTTGCCCTGCTAGGCGGCCAAGCGGGCCACATCCAGCGTGCTCTGGCCCAACGCTTGCTCGGCGTTGAAGTCGAAGCGCCGGAACGCAACGGCCCGTTGACGCTCGTGCACGCAGTCATCAGCGCGCCACTGAACCTCGTCGCGGCCATCTCCTCCGGCCTGTTCTGGTTCGTCGTGGCAATTAACCTCGGCTATCCATTGCGGCCCGACAACGACACCTCCGACTCCTGGGGCGGCCCGACGATGGCCGGGGCCTGGGCAGTGCACGCCACAGGCGGGCTGGGCTTTCTCCTCGTCGCTCCCTGGGTCATCAAGGGGTTTACCACGCTGCAAGGCCGCCTCGTCAGGGGCTTCCTCGGCGCGGACCGCAGAGGGCTCCTGAAGACC
Protein-coding sequences here:
- a CDS encoding VOC family protein, whose product is MPRDQHRQHESGSSATVQLNHTAIYATDRQLSAEFIAVILGLKVGAPFGPFLPVDLGNGVTLDYYEKRDEPIQSQHYAFLVPDDQFDTMIARLETVGITYHADPSHTAPGQINRLFGGRGAYFDDPDGHNMEIMTRPYIRR
- a CDS encoding DUF805 domain-containing protein, with product MHYYIDALRKYATFRGRATRAEYWTFWLIDTAIVIAFIATEQFLGLSLIPGYIYVIATVLPTWAVTVRRLHDTGRSGWVILVGLIPGIGGIALLLLCALESSTDESYGPYPGTTLPLSAI
- a CDS encoding sensor domain-containing protein: MDITQPPLARSGRPTGRIAAILRAPFRALTWRRFAYIVLALPVGILCIPLALLGGQAGHIQRALAQRLLGVEVEAPERNGPLTLVHAVISAPLNLVAAISSGLFWFVVAINLGYPLRPDNDTSDSWGGPTMAGAWAVHATGGLGFLLVAPWVIKGFTTLQGRLVRGFLGADRRGLLKTTSLALTVAALCCLLSIPLIHQAQG